One region of Tachysurus fulvidraco isolate hzauxx_2018 chromosome 9, HZAU_PFXX_2.0, whole genome shotgun sequence genomic DNA includes:
- the stum gene encoding protein stum homolog — translation MEQKDTEVTEKGVSSSTSGVVVQVREKKGALRAAIPYMPFPMAVMCLFLNTFIPGLGTFISAFTVLCGARTDLPDRHVCCVFWLNIAAAFIQIITAVVMVGWIMSIFWGMDMVILAISEGYKEQPAGQQL, via the exons ATGGAGCAGAAAGACACAGAGGTGACTGAGAAAGGAGTTTCATCTTCTACAAGCGGAGTTGTGGTTCAAGTTCGGGAGAAGAAGGGAGCTTTGCGCGCGGCCATCCCCTACATGCCCTTCCCTATGGCTGTCATGTGTCTGTTCCTAAACACTTTCATTCCTGGGTTAG GTACGTTCATCTCGGCCTTCACGGTGCTGTGCGGCGCCAGGACGGATCTCCCTGACAGACACGTGTGCTGCGTGTTTTGGCTGAACATCGCTGCTGCATTTATCCAGATCATCACCGCTGTGGTCATGGTGGGCTGGATCATGAGCATATTCTGGGGCATGGACATGGTTATCCTTGCAA TCTCTGAAG GCTACAAGGAGCAGCCAGCCGGCCAGCAGCTATAA